The region ACAATACAGATGAATGTTTACATTAACAAGGAGTGGCAGGTGAGTTCCATAATTAACTGAGCAACCATCTTCTTCTTAACTAATAGAAAAAACAAAGCTTTGCCTCGTTTCAAGTACAGTGATGTATACATATAAACATAATAGTGTTGATTGCACAATTTTCCTTTTGTCTTCAAAATATTTGAAAAGTCTAGATCACGCTCATGCATGATTCATCCTTATCAATAATTCCAACTGGAAGTTTTTTGCCCCACGGCATGCAATATTTACGGCACATCATTGTCCTTTGAGTTTGGCATTGATAGGCTTAAATACCTTGCGATTAAGTAGGGTTTGGTTACTGTTTTGAAATTCGGGCACCGTTCTGAAATTCCTAGGAGTGATATGAACAATCTCTATAGGTATGAAGGTATCGGTGGGAGATGGGTGTGACAGCAAATTCTTCAAGCCCGGCTGGTTCGAGGCTCAGACATTGTTCATATTCGACAAATTTTCCTTTATATAACTTTAAAAAAAGAAATGGGAGACTACCTTGTGGAGTTGCAATGACGTCTCCACCTAGGTTTGATCGATAAATCTGAATATCTTGTTGTCTTCTTAATAATAGCTCAACGGTGTTAATACTCTTGGCCATAATTTTCATGTAAATAGATTGAAAATAGCTTGAAAGATGAATTGACAACTACTGATCCAGTTTGGCGGTGGAGTTTGCTTGTTGTTGATTGTGGTTTTGGTGAGCTCCGATGCCTCCCGCATGCATGCTTCTGCTGGGTTGCATCTTAGGTCTAGTTGCTACTTGATACACCACCGTCACGGTGCCACCCTCACCAGCCGGAAGACAAGGCAAAGGCCGCCGCCCTGGCCCGCGCCGCTCGGAGGGCCAGATCCGGCGGAGTCCCGACCACATCTGCCCCCCCNNNNNNNNNNNNNNNNNNNNNNNNNNNNNNNNNNNNNNNNNNNNNNNNNNNNNNNNNNNNNNNNNNNNNNNNNNNNNNNNNNNNNNNNNNNNNNNNNNNNNNNNNNNNNNNNNNNNNNNNNNNNNNNNNNNNNNNNNNNNNNNNNNNNNNNNNNNNNNNNNNNNNNNNNNNNNNNNNNNNNNNNNNNNNNNNNNNNNNNNNNNNNNNNNNNNNNNNNNNNNNNNNNNNNNNNNNNNNNNNNNNNNNNNNNNNNNNNNNNNNNNNNNNNNNNNNNNNNNNNNNNNNNNNNNNNNNNNNNNNNNNNNNNNNNNNNNNNNNNNNNNNNNNNNNNNNNNNNNNNNNNNNNNNNNNNNNNNNNNNNNNNNNNNNNNCCCCAAGCGCGCACCTCCAGCCCGCCGCCCGCCACGTCATCACACTCGGCTCCAGCGCGCCACCGCGCTGCTGCGCCCATCGTCTAGCGCACACTCCGGCCCAGCCGCCTCGGCCCGCTTCGAGCCCGCTGTGCGAGGGGGCGAGATCTTCCTGCCGCCGCAGGCGCCGACCAGGCTTCACCTGGCCGCGCCCTCTGGCGGTAGCGAGGTGGAGAAGGAGAAGGCAGGGGACCccgccggcggcggctagggtttcttcCCGGTCGTGCGCAGGGCGACCCGGGAGGAGGGGAGTTCAGAAGCTCCGTGTGTATTAtctctaaaatgtcttatattaatagAGGTGTTGTTTTTACCATAGCCTTGGTCTGCATCTATCATTTTACAATTGAGAAAACATAAAAGTCTATTTACATGAAGGTAGGATGTGGTAGGGATCTGCATGTCATTTGTCAATAGACGATGCTGATGAGGTGTGCATGACCATTTTTTCAATCTTAATTCGAATTGTGATGTCAGTACGGTGGGCAAATATGTCTCAATTTGTTGTTTTGTAGGATGAAATCGATAGGTTGGCAATGCTCAAAAGCCTAATAATGGACCCCAATTCCCGGTGACCGTTCGCCAGGAGGGATGGCAAACGCGAACCCCTTGGATGGCAGTTTATGTGGCTGGGGGTGGCGTTTTTCGAAACTGCCATGGCAGTTTATCGTTCACCAGGATTTGGTTCCTGCCAAACTTTCGCCAGATAGCTTTACCGATAATAATACAATAGATAACCAAACCAATGTCACTGAGTGCCCAACTCTATAAAACATTTTACTGGGACCCCACATTAGCAGAGTGAACACATCACTAGGTAAGTGCTCGAGCAAGCAAACTACCAAGATTTGAAGCTCAAGTAACCATCTTAATAATAAATGTGGAGACAAATAGGCGATAACTTTCCAGGCacgatcaacaacgatacggtggaTACGATTAGCTAAAAACTGAACCATGCCAATTATGATTTTAAGCATGTGCACCCTGTTGTCAGATCAAGATGTCAAATGAAGTTTTCTTTGTGAGCATGGATCGGGGAGAATTCTTTGTGAGCATGGAGCTGTTCGAGAGATCTctcaacttcaagtgggaggtCATCATCGTCTACGGGCCTGCCGACCATAGTAGGTCGGCAGCCTTTTTTGAGGAACTCCACCGGAAGATCTCTGCAGCCTCCCTTCCTGTGGTAGTGGATGGCGATTTTAACCTCCTGCGCGTGGCGGATGACAAGAGCAATGATAATGTTTGCTTTGCGTGGATGCAAATGTTCAATGATTTCATTGCTGACCTCGGTCTCCGTGAGATCGATAGGATTGGTGCCAGGTTCACCTGGACCAATCGGCAAGCCTCCCCGACCCAGTCCGTCTTGGACCGGGTCTTAGTGTCCCCGGATTGGGACCTCCGCTGCCCCTTAGCCTCCCTCCGCGGCCATCACTCAGATTGGCTCGGATCATGTCCCCCTGCTTCTCTCCTCTGTGGACGAGCGTCCGTCGCCCCCCCGCTTCCGTTTTGAGACGTTCTGGCTCTCCCAGGCTGGGTTTACCGACGCCGTTTGCGCTCGGTGGATCGAGGCTCGAGCCCATCCCCACCCTCGCCCACCCTCGGCCATTGACGCATGGCACTTCTGTGCGAAACACGGTAGGCAGTTCATGAAGGGATGGGGTGCGAATTTGGGTCAAGACTTACGGGAGCGCAAGAAGGTGCTGTTACCCGCGATTCAGGCCCTCGACCTACGGGCTGACGCGGTGGGTCTTTCTCCGGATGAGTGGCTTTCTCGATATGACCTTGAAGACCAGCTCTCAGTGATCTACACCGATGAGGAGGCCTATTGGCGCCTCCGTGGTGCCCAGAAATGGGTCTTGAAGGGCGACGCGAATACGGCATACTTCTAGGCTATCGCCAATGGCCGCCGTAGACGTAACACCATCCCCCTCTTATGGGATGATGAGACTCTCCTTCAAGATCCTCGCGACATCCGTACCCACGTCGACGGTTTCTATAGGTCCTTATTCTCTGCCGCTCCTAGGAGCGGCATCTCTCTCGCCCCCGATTGTTGGGCTGGTTCCCAGTTGGTGTCTGTCTCGGAGAACACGGCTCTGACGGTCCCCTTCTCCGAGCATGAGGTATGGGAGGCCATCAAGGGCATGAACCCATCCTCGGCGCCGGGGCCGGATGGCCTCCCGGTCAAATTTTTCCagaccttctggaacgtgattaaaCCGGAGGTCATGGCCATCTTTGACGAGTTCTATGTTGGCTCCATTGATCTCGGGCGCCTCAACTATGGGATCATCTCTCTCATCCCCAAGGTCCCCGGGGCGTCCGACATCCGCCAGTTTTGCCCGATCACGGTTATTAATGTGATCTTCCGGATcctggccaaagggtacgccaataaGGTGACCCTGCTGGCTGACCGTGTGACTCACCCCAACCAATCGGCCTTCATTAAGGGCCGTTACATCCTGGATGGGGTCCTTATCCTCCATGAAGTCCTTCATGAGGTCTGCGTCAAACGCCTCAAGGCGGTCTTTCTGAAGATTGATTTCCACAAGGCCTACGATACGGTTAGTTTGTCCTTCCTCCGGGAAGTCCTTCTTCGGAAGGGCTTTGATGACCGGTGGGTCACTAGAGTCATGCAAATGGTCTCTTGCGGTCGCATGACTGTGAACATCAACGGTGAGATTGGCCCTTTCTTCCCCACCCTTTGTGGGGTTCGacaaggcgaccccttctccccgttcCTGTTCAATATGGTCGTCGACACGCTTGCTTCCATTCTGGATAAGGCAAAAGTCGCTGGCCATCTTCGTGGGATTACTCCCCACCTTTCCGGGGGCTCTGGGATCTCCATCCTCCAGTATGCTGACGACACtatcatcatggtcgaaggctcggagaCGGACATCgccaacctcaagttcctccttctctgcttccaacagatgtcaggcctcaagatcaacttcgacaagagtgatGTTATGGTGATGGGATACTCCCCCTCTGATTCTCTGGCCATCGCCAACATGCTTAATTGCCGTCTGGGCTCCTTCCCCACCACCTACCTGGGGACGCCCATTAGTGATTCTCGGCTCTCCGTCGCGGACTTGCACCCATCCGTGGCCAAGCTCCAAACGCGTTGCAAGCCCTGGCAGGGGAGGTGGCTGTCCAAGGCAGCCCGGACCATTTTCATCAACTCctccctctccagcctcctcttgttCCTTATGAGCTTCTACAACCTCCACGAGTCTCTCCACAAGGAGATCGCCAAGGTCCAGTCCCGCTTTTACTGGGCTGGCGACAATGACAGGCATAAGTACCATATGGTCAGCTGGCCTGACATATGCAAGCCCAGGGAGCAAGGTGGCCTGGGCATCATGTGCTCTAAACGGATGAATATCGCCCTTCTCTCCCGTCGGCTTTGGCGCATCTCGCAAGGTCACGGTGGCCTCTGGCTTGACAATATCCGGAACAAATACTTGCGCGGACAGCCCCTCGCCTTCTGCCAGAAATCTGGCGGTTCTCAGTTCTGGCAGTCTATTGTCCAGCTTCTCCCGGTCCTTCGCATCGGGACTTCCATCTCGGTGGGATCCGGAATCTTGACGCTCTTCTGGTTTGATCGCTGGGCCGGGGACATTCCCTTTGTAGCCCGCTTCCCCGGCCTCTTCTCTATCTCCGTCGATCCCCTGATTTCTGTTGATAGGGCCcttcttgacttagggcgccttgctTTCCGATGACCTTTTGGTCCCTtggaatccgccgcctggcgtgagtTGCTCGACTGTGTTGCTCTCCATGAGCCAAGGTGGATGGTGGCCCGGACCTGGTGCGCTGGCGCCTTGAGCCGTCGGGTCAATTCTCCACCAAGTCGCTATACCTGGCCATTGCCCCCTCCTCCGCCCCCCTTCTCCTCTCGATGGTGTGGTCCATCCGCGTACCCCTGAAGATTCGTATCTTCATGTAGCAATGGATTCGCGGTCGGGTCCCGTCCGGGGTGGAGGTTCACAAGCGAAATGGCCCGGGTACTGGCATCTGTCCGCTCTGTGGGGTCCCCGAAGACTCGAACCACATTTTCTTCTCCTGCGTATCCACCCAGTTCCTTTGGAGCTGCTTTCGCGAAGCTGTCGGTGGAAATTGGCGCCACACCAATTTCCCGGACCTATTTGCCGAACTCCAGTTGTCCCCCGTGacttctcgccacattaggtggcttgagattgggaTTCTCGCCTGGACCCTCTGGACTGTTCGTaataagcttgtgattcagcgCACCCCTCTTCGGCGAGCTACTGACGCTCTTTTCAAACTctcgggtttcttgcagctttggctgccgcttagccgccccccggACCGCGACGCCACCTcagccttcatcgccgacctccgctcgatggccgtccgcctgtcgccgccgcctcctccgccaccgCCAGAACCAGACTAGATGCTTCCTTCGTCCGGCATgttctgttttttgtttttctaggcttgttgagctgtgctctCAGCAGAACCTATGTACTTTGTCGTGAGacttgagtgtgtgtgtgtggattTGACTCTGTATGTGTACTCTgtggcgctttgctttatatatatatatataaaacgtGGCGAAAACCTTTTTCGGTAAACGAAGTTTTCTTACCTAACTTTCAGGACCTGCACATAAGTAGATCTAAGTTAAGGATTACCGGATTTTGCAAACAAGTTTTGTTTTGTCCACCTTGTTTCGTTATTTGTCGAAACTCCGCATATTACTcaatccgtttctaaatataagtttctTAAGAAATTATAATATAAACtagatacaaagcaaaatgagtgaaccagAAGTCAGTCGGGTCTAGGGCCGTCGGATCCGGGCTTGTCGCTCGTTGGATTTGGTCAACAGAATCTCACGTGGTCATCCCCTCCTTTCATCGCATTCGCAAGCCCGCAACGGGATCAACCGAAGCGCGTCACTGCGGGAAGCGATGCCGCCACAGCTTGCAGCGGGAGCCGCACCATCTCGTAGCCATGCTCCACCATCGGCGACACTTCACTGCAGTGCCAACATCGGCGTGGGGGGCGCTCCATCGCAGCACCCGGCCGCCGGCGACGCTTCACTGCACCACCGACGTCGGCGCGGCCGTGCTCCATTGCAACAGGCCAACAGTCGACGGCAGCCGGCGATGTttcactgcagctccaccaccgcgCGATGGTGCTCCATCGCAACACTAGCTGCCCCGTCGAAGCTCCATCTCAGCACCCGGGCCGTTGGCGGAGCTTCACTGCAGCGAGACCACCGGTGCGGCGGTGCTCCATTGCAGCACGACAACGATGGGGGTGCTCCGACGAAGCACGCTGCGCCGGTGGCGGATGTTGCGATGCAGCACATCGGCGACGAATTGCGGCGACGCAACACGCGTTGGGGTGCCAGGGGATCACCtcgtgttgaagcacgcggcggcgGCAGATGCGGCGATGCAGCACGGCGCCGGCGGCGGAAGATGCGGCGACGCAGCACGGCGGCGACGAAATTTCTGCTGGTGATGCGATGGGATCGCGGCGTGGTGGCTGCCATGGCCTGCAGCAGCGGTGATTGTATCCCATGACGAGAGAAATGAGATGGGAAAGCGACAGGAAGAGCCGAGGGAGAAGATAAGGTTGGGATGAAAAAGCGGTGGGTGGACCTGCACCACGTGTCGCCTGAGAGAGGAGGTTTAGGAAAATCAACCGGCTGGTTTTGAACATTttcctctaaaatacgtctatagtctatatacatttgtatgtaatCCATATCAAGATATCTAAAAGAACTTTATatttaagaatggagggagtagcaataTTTGATTCATAATTCTGAGTTAATTGTTAGCCTGTTAAACTTCAGGTTCGTATGGCTCTGGCAAAAATTGTTGTTTATTTCAGCATAGCTTGTTTTGTTCAACACTTGGACACAATGTTTCGTCTTCACAGCTGACCTAACATTGTTGATCTCCTGTACGATCATACCTGCCCTGCacgcagcttcacggcgtccacacCCAAACCTTGAGCACATATAGATTCAGAAACACACACATCCGACAGAACTGCAGATAAGTAGatgaacaaacttgttggaaaaccTGTACATTGTCCCCACGCTGCCTTTTGCACCCTATAAGTAGCAGCACCAGGTATCTCTCCCACAATCAAACTGCACTGCCAGAGCTAGCCGGTCCTGCACACCTCTAGCAGACTAGCACTATGGCTCCCAAAAACTCAGCTGTCTTcctccttgggcttcttctctcatGCGTAGCCATGATTGGTGTGGCGAGAATCCTTGAGGAGACCGTTCCGTCCAAGGAAGAGCACCAGAATGAGGTGCCACATATTCCCAAGGTAGAGCTTCCACTGTTCCCGGAGGTACACCTACCACCTAAGCCTGAGCTTCCCAAGGTGGAGCTGCCGCCGGTCCCGGAGGTGCACCTGGCACCTAAGCCTGAGCTTCCCAAGGTGGAGCTGCCGCCGGTCCCTGAGGTGCACTTGCCACCCAAGCCGGAGCTGCCCAAGGTGGAGTTGCCAACGTTCCCGGAGG is a window of Triticum dicoccoides isolate Atlit2015 ecotype Zavitan chromosome 2B, WEW_v2.0, whole genome shotgun sequence DNA encoding:
- the LOC119367539 gene encoding protein PELPK1-like yields the protein MAPKNSAVFLLGLLLSCVAMIGVARILEETVPSKEEHQNEVPHIPKVELPLFPEVHLPPKPELPKVELPPVPEVHLAPKPELPKVELPPVPEVHLPPKPELPKVELPTFPEVHLPPKPEMPKVELPPKPEMPKVELPPKPEMPTVPMFHFPKPEAKP